From a single Desulfatirhabdium butyrativorans DSM 18734 genomic region:
- a CDS encoding SLC13 family permease yields the protein MFHLVALSIIIGAALVLFIGGWISVDLVGLLVLCSLAITGLVTSADALAGFSSSAVITILGMFILSAGLTRTGVAYWLGKPLQRLTRAGEPLLVVGLMVTASLLSALINTTTVATILLPVVMDLARRSQRSPSRLMMPLAAAAVLGGPFTSISTATNILASDALRSAGIAPFALFDFTPITAIIVVFGIGFMVSGGLRLLPNRKAQASGSIHSSIKTAYQLDTHIGTIRIHPGSLLAGRTLIETRLGSALYLTVVAIQRRGRLILSPRPDEVLQIGDTLVVHGSREYLQRFDGAHHIQIEPSCPADDLFAQGLLVAEGVVAKGSPLIDQTLAESELRSRFRVHLLSLVNPGQENAPSDLRWRKFAENDRLVLQGERASLEELGRQGLISDLRFLETEEIQSLAADCSHRLLVCVPPGSVLTGHSLIETRLGSAFGLTVVAIRRGENLLFLPQPQETIEANDLLILQGSERDLDIFKALQELQITEQTASLAAELESNQIGITEVLLSPRTTLVGKTMTELLFREHYGLNVLAIWRKGQVYRKGLQDMPLQYGDALLVYGQRQNLEDVARNPDFLVLDRAALQAPRLDKAPAAVIIMLGVLLGATLGLVPIAIAALTGSAFMVLFGCLSMEEAYRAIEWKVIFLIACMLPLGIAVQHTGAAQMGADALLSLVGHLGPRWIMAAIFLITVIGNQVIQPAALVVLMAPVALSIAKTMGLSPHLLMMTVAMAAATCYASPLSHPANLLVMGPGGYRFIDYLKVGIPLTLMAMALCLWLLPIFWPA from the coding sequence ATGTTTCATCTTGTCGCACTGTCGATCATCATCGGCGCAGCACTGGTCCTGTTTATCGGCGGCTGGATTTCCGTCGATCTGGTTGGGCTTCTGGTTCTGTGCTCCCTTGCGATCACCGGTCTGGTGACATCGGCCGATGCCCTGGCCGGCTTCAGCAGTTCGGCGGTGATCACGATTCTCGGGATGTTCATCCTCTCCGCTGGGCTGACCCGCACCGGCGTGGCCTACTGGCTGGGAAAGCCGCTCCAGAGGCTGACCCGGGCCGGTGAACCCTTGCTGGTGGTCGGCCTGATGGTGACGGCAAGCCTGTTGTCCGCACTGATCAACACGACAACGGTGGCCACCATCCTGCTTCCTGTTGTCATGGACCTGGCAAGGCGAAGCCAGCGCTCCCCTTCGCGGCTGATGATGCCGCTTGCCGCTGCGGCCGTTCTCGGAGGGCCTTTCACCAGCATTTCAACGGCGACGAACATCCTGGCAAGCGATGCGCTGCGCTCCGCAGGAATCGCCCCTTTCGCTCTGTTCGATTTTACGCCGATCACGGCCATCATCGTCGTTTTTGGCATCGGTTTCATGGTGTCCGGCGGGCTCCGGCTCCTTCCCAACCGCAAGGCACAAGCATCCGGATCGATCCATTCCTCCATCAAAACCGCCTACCAGCTCGACACCCACATCGGTACCATCCGGATTCATCCCGGTTCCCTGCTTGCCGGCCGAACCCTGATCGAAACGCGACTGGGTTCCGCGCTCTACCTGACGGTTGTGGCCATCCAGCGCAGAGGTCGGCTGATTCTGTCGCCGCGGCCCGATGAAGTTTTGCAGATCGGGGATACACTCGTCGTTCATGGAAGCAGGGAGTATCTTCAGCGCTTTGACGGCGCACACCATATCCAGATCGAACCATCGTGTCCTGCGGACGATCTCTTTGCCCAGGGGCTTCTGGTTGCCGAAGGCGTCGTGGCCAAAGGATCGCCGCTGATCGATCAAACACTTGCGGAAAGCGAGCTGCGAAGCCGCTTTCGCGTGCACCTGCTGAGCCTGGTCAACCCCGGACAGGAAAACGCCCCATCCGATCTGCGCTGGCGAAAATTTGCGGAAAACGACCGGCTGGTGCTTCAGGGAGAGCGGGCTTCCCTGGAAGAACTTGGCCGCCAGGGGCTGATTTCGGATCTGCGTTTTCTGGAGACGGAAGAAATTCAATCCCTCGCTGCAGACTGCAGCCACCGGCTGCTCGTGTGCGTTCCGCCCGGATCGGTGCTTACGGGCCACAGCCTGATCGAAACACGCCTGGGCAGCGCGTTCGGTTTGACCGTCGTGGCCATCCGGCGGGGGGAGAACCTGCTGTTTCTGCCGCAGCCGCAGGAAACCATCGAAGCCAACGATTTGCTGATCCTGCAGGGCAGCGAGCGCGATCTGGATATCTTCAAGGCGCTGCAGGAGCTGCAGATCACCGAGCAAACGGCAAGCCTCGCGGCGGAGTTGGAATCCAATCAGATCGGGATCACCGAAGTGCTGCTCTCGCCGAGAACGACGCTGGTGGGCAAAACCATGACGGAGCTGCTGTTCCGGGAACACTACGGCCTGAATGTGCTTGCCATCTGGCGAAAGGGGCAGGTGTACCGGAAGGGGCTTCAGGATATGCCCTTGCAATATGGGGACGCCTTGCTGGTGTATGGTCAGCGACAGAACCTGGAGGATGTCGCCCGAAACCCCGATTTTCTGGTTCTGGACCGGGCCGCTTTGCAGGCTCCCCGGCTGGACAAGGCGCCTGCCGCAGTCATTATCATGCTCGGCGTGCTGCTGGGCGCCACGCTTGGGCTTGTTCCCATCGCCATAGCGGCGCTCACCGGATCGGCTTTCATGGTGCTTTTCGGATGTCTGAGCATGGAGGAGGCCTACCGCGCCATCGAATGGAAGGTCATTTTCCTCATTGCATGCATGCTGCCGCTCGGTATTGCCGTGCAGCATACCGGCGCAGCGCAGATGGGCGCCGATGCGCTGCTTTCGCTCGTCGGGCACCTGGGGCCCCGCTGGATCATGGCAGCCATTTTCCTGATCACCGTCATCGGCAATCAGGTCATCCAGCCTGCAGCCCTGGTCGTGCTGATGGCGCCGGTAGCCCTGAGCATCGCCAAGACGATGGGCCTTTCCCCCCATCTGCTGATGATGACCGTCGCGATGGCCGCCGCAACCTGCTACGCGAGTCCGCTCTCGCACCCGGCAAACCTGCTC